The Liolophura sinensis isolate JHLJ2023 chromosome 6, CUHK_Ljap_v2, whole genome shotgun sequence genomic sequence acATGTGCGAAATAAgacggtcacattatacttcATCTTTCCTCACGAATATTTAattgttgattgttgtttaacgccgtagaAGGATTTTTCACTTGGGATGGCGGCCTGcatattatgggtggaggagtgctcggagtaaaccaccaacctttggcaagttctACTCGCGAACTTTTTTTCCACATGGCCTCCAGTGGACTTCATGTAAGGCATGTAAGGAGATAGCGCCATCGACTTATTATTGTTGCCAAAACCCTGCAACGGAAGGGTCAGTACTGACACTCGGGTATTATACCTGTTCAAAGGCGTTCAAAGACTATGAATGAGAAAACACATGTCCATTCATCACAATTCACATGCGTAGACATGAATACATTTATGCCTTAGTAGTTAATTATGATGCGTTACTGTgagtgaaatactttttttcCACTAAAAAAAAGTCGACGCGAGACCGTGGAAATCATGTGAAACAGTACGATTATATGGCATTGATTATACCAGCGTCACTATTTTACAAGGGCGTTTAGCAAATGTATCGTTGTTCATGAAAGAACAAACAAGTCCACAAAGCCATAGGAATCGCGGTAAGCTTTCCTCATTTATCTTCGTGTTACAACACAACAATAATTATCAACGatgcatgtactttatctccgaCTTGACCTCGATATTTTTCCCACATTTTCCCAATCGACCGTTTAAGCGGGAAGCACCGGTTATAGGAGACTGTACTTCACCAGGccttatctacatgtgtaaatcGGCCATTGATGTGAAAGTTTTACGGGCCCTTACAGCGACGAAAACAAAAGGGTTAGTCGGGTTAACGAGTTAGGGCTTCAGTCGGGGGGCAGGGATGACGGCATGGCGGTGATTTGTAATCTGGGAAGTGAAACTAAAGTCGATGGAAGTACGGTGACCCGCCAAAGAGGGTGGCTGAGTTCACTGTTCGTCGTGAAATCATCACGGTTGATATATAAGCTACCTCCATCTTCATTACAGTTATTGGTCCGTATATACGATTACATACAAATACAGAATTGTCCccctttgatttttttttttttttttttttttttgattggtgttttacgccgtactcaagaatatttcacttatacgacggcggccagcattatggtgggtggaaaccgggcagagcccgggggaaacccacgaccatccgcaggttgctgacagaccttctcacgtacggccgcccagcatgagctggacttgaactcacagcgaccgcattggtgagagactcctgggtcattacgctgcgctagcgctttaaccgactgagccacggaggccccctgtgtCCCCCTTTGACATGCTATGTTTACCTATTATCAAACCCAGTCATTTTCTGGTGTTTCTTTAATTGATGTGTTCTCGTATTTTATATGCTAAGGGTTCATTCCCGTTTACAGAACAAAGATGGCTGAAGACCCTTTGACTAACACcacaaaaaatcatttcatcAGAGAGTTAAAGGACTGCACGGGCTTTCATCATCGCCTATAGTCAGGGACTTACTGACTTAATTATTCACTCAGAACGCTGTAGTTAATGTGTCAGACATAATGCTGATTTAAAGATAATTAAAAATTCCGTTCAGTATGAATCGAAAAAAAGCTGCTCTTCTTTTATTAACACCTAACGCCATTTAATCTATTTGTCTATCCGTCTTAGATGTTATATATACTTCCTACGCATAAAACGCATGTAAACACAAGAATCCGATGTTCAGCGAGGAAACTGGTTAAAGGTAAGAAACAACGTCCTACATCTTCCGTGTACCTGTTAACCGGCTAGCATTTAAATTGAATGGCGTTACTCTCCAAAGTAACGATGCTGAACATCagtgtacatacctgtatatgtaacagaaaactttagacacacacacacacctatatTGCTTATACTAAAGGTACAGTTATATAGCATGCGTCACCTAGCGGTCTGATATTGAACGGCGTGCATAAACACTCAGTTATGCACTTATCTACCTCTGCCACAAAACAGTTGAAGAGGgtaagactgaaaaaaaagatcTCATGTGCAGTGGGCTTAGTCAGTGATAAGCTGTCGTGAAGAAATAACGGCACATTTGGGTGTCTTGACACTGTAAAGGTTAATTTATCAAACCCGACTGCATACCCATTCGAACATTTAACTCTCTGGCATATAGTTGGGCTATGTGTTGCTTTCCTCAATTCAACCACAAACTACGTAAATCACACGTGATTGTATCTGTACGGATAATAATGTTGTACTGGTGTATCAAACTCTTAGCTACATGGGTGAAAAGACGTAAAAATGACTGTCATCAAAACACTAAGGtacaaaaataactttttgacAACCAGCTATATCATTACGATTCGGTTTTAAAGATGACCAGTGTTTGAAATTACTTTCATCACCTACAAAGCAAACTCTAATTGAAATCTAGTTACGCATCcttgcatataaatatatatattaaatccacatttttgtacaaaagttgtatatatatatatatatatatatatatatatatatatatatatatatatatatatatatatatatatatatatatatatataagatataagATATctccagctggcttcctcttcggacTTATGCGgaaaggtctgcctgcaacttGGGTATAGCCTGGTTTCGTCCCACcgaatgctggtcgccgtcgtataagtaaaatattcttgggattcggcgtaaaacaccaatcaaataaataaataaataaataattagatacATAAATAGACAAAAATCAAATGCAgcaaataaatgtgagaaaataataatttatttatttaacggcATATAATTCACATTCATTTAACACCATAAATTTCAATGAGTTATATCCTTAATTCGTAATTTTATCGgcataacacatacatataattacGGGTTTGCACGGTTCTGATATAGTCCCTCCAATTTCTGTGAAGTCTCATGTTATCAAGCATGCAAGAAAATCATTCTTTTTCCACTGACAACATTTTCTATAttgttattaatgtattttgcATCTATCTTCATTTTACTGGAAAAACTTGGAACATGAATGCCATAATAAATACTTTTGTCAGCTCAGTAAGATTAATTTATGTCGTCAGAAAGACTCTTtcgtttaaacatttttttcacataaataaaaaaatttgcttgtgatttaacaaaatataaaagtaaCAAACAAGTACTGTGAGCAGTTTAGCGAAAAAGAAGCGACAAAAGTTCAGACCAGTAAGATGGTTTGCATAAGGGATGCGACATATGGCATATCGTAATAAGTTAGGGCGTCCAGGCACTGGTGGCGTTTTTCAGCATACAGGCAAAACTAGCATTAAGTCACATAAATCACCTTGGAAATGTAACCAAAATCATTCCTTTAAAAACACTGCTTGTATTTAGCTGTGTAAATTTTATGCCACGTTTATATAAGAAGATCGACATTGGGGAAGGGAAAACGTGCTGTCTTCACTGTTAGGAAAAGCTGGATATGAACGTTATATCTGTGTCTGCATGCCGCTCTGTAGACTGGGGCAGTCTACTGCACTCACCCGTTCATCATCACTGGATCAGGTTtggaaatatagaaaaatagTGAGAGAAATCACTGGGATTCCTGATATGAAAAATTATGCGAGATATCTCTGCGCATACACAACAACTTGTAACGCAACCAGAATTAGCAGCATAAGCTTTCGCCATGCATGCATGAATAGGTTCTGCTATCCAGAAAGTCATCAGACAATTTTTCTAAAAGTTGTCTCAATTTTGGTGCGAATTTTCGATGTcatttaataaatgttaacGTCTGTGTTCCCTTTGCAGGTTATACTCCTTCTTCCAAAGAAGTACAATAGGCCCACTTCAACTTTCAACATTACAAATTCCACAACAGGCAATCATCTTCAGTCTGTCAATTGATCCCAATGAAATGATGATGTGATGTAACGAATTTAACACACGTATAAAGCAGATTTCAACTCTGTAAATACATGGGTGTAGGCAGAGAAGGTCGAATGTTGTACCCATTGTAAGTTTGACCCATTTGGGCGCTGAGGTTCTCTTGGGGCATCCCGGGTGGGCATGACTGGGAACTCGGCTGAGGGAAGGGGTGCAAGGCAAGAATGTCCGAAACGGAATGAGAGGAGGGCCAGCCCCGGGGCATGTATGCAGAGGCCATGCTGTTGAGGGCTGGGGACTTGTAGCTGGGGTAAGCCACTGAACACGGCTGACAGGTGGACAGTGGGGGAGGGGTGGGCACGGTGGGCACTCCGCTTGGGCACGGGTAACAGTTGAAGGGGTTGTATGGCGCCGTCACCGGTCCCGCCTGGGTACACTTGCCGGTTACGTCAAACGTCACGGGCTGTATATTCTGTTGGTTTCCTCCAAGTTTATTCCTCAGAATTCTGCTAATAGAACTAACTGACGGAACGTTGTATTTGTCGCAGATAGAGTCCGATAACAGTTTGTCCCGTATTTCCCAAGCGAATATCCCCGGGTCTCTTTCCTTGTATAATTTGATGTGTTTAACAACGTTTGGTGTGGTCACTCGAGGTTTACTGCCCCCTATAGCACCTGGCAGTATACTGCCTGTCTCGTTGTATCGCGCCAGTATTTTGCTCACGCAACCATGCGACACTCGTAACTGTCGGCTGATGTCGCATGGCCGGACCCCCAGCTGAGCTAACTCCACGATTCTCAGCCTGATTGCGTTGGGTAAAGGTCTGCCATTGACGAATACACCTCCTAACTGGTTCACCTCCCCGAACGACTGatctaaaatagaaaaaatattacagGTTATATAcggatttgttcattttattcgtgttttacgccatactcacaaATTTCACTTGCGCGGTAACATCCACCATTATGATGAAAACAAACCGGACAAAATTTgtggaaacccacagccatccgctgGTAGCTGCTTGACATTCTCATGCACGTAGGACCGAGAgcctcaatatttatttttattttcattggtgttttatgtcgaactcaagaatatttcacttatacgacggtggccagcattatggtgagaggaaaccgagcaaagcgcAGGGGAAACACACGTCTATCGGCAGGTTGttgcagacattcccacgtacggccgtcagtattatatgttaattgtgttaaaatataacGATAAATGTAACCATTGTTTAATTTTACAGATAGACCTTAATCTCTCCATATAAATTATCCTGAGCTCAACATTACCTACGCGCCAAATACACAAcaacctggatttgaacacacgaccTCACTGGTAATAAAATTGTCTCAAAAGAATGACTTCGCAGAAACACATAACTCGGCAAGGATATGTGTACACAGTTTGAGACCACTTGTTAAATGTGGACACTAGCTTGATCCCTTGTCTAGTTCCGTGACGAGGCTATTTCTAGTGTTGAAAAATTACTGTAACCATCTTTTGAGCCTATAGATGTACTAAAATTCAATACTGCTAATAAAAAATCTAATCTCATTAATTTATGCATCATGTAAACGAATAAAAAGTTTTTCTATTCAAAGCATGTAATTACTGTTATACAAAGTAAATTAAGCAGCGATTTACTGATAGGAAATGTATAAACTCATGCATGTTAAAACATGTAAGGGTCAGACCAAGATGATAGAGTTCTGAATCACGTACATCTGATACAATTTGAGTTGGTTGGATGACAGTAATTCAACCAGTAATTTATCCACTATACGTTTTCTGTCActtatataatatgtacatttgtttgcaCTTATCGCAATTTAACCTAAACTCGATCACAATCTTAAACGTAAAAGAATTAATTGAAGGAGGAGTGGAGTAGAGATCTTCCAACCACCCAGACTTATAGCCTGTCAGAAGGCCACTGATCACTTTAACATAACCTATACGCCTGTCCCCCTGCATCAGTTACACGCAGTGTTTCACCATCGGTCTGTTTGAGCATGTACGTATTGTAAGCATTCATCAGTCTATGGCCCAATGTGTCTGGCGGCCTGGAATATCCCTCTAGGGGGATACAGCCCGCAGAACAGTCAAGGTCCATGGCTCGCTATACTATACGCTGTATCGGATACGTTATCGCATAAAAAGTATTTAATGATTTCTGCAGGTGCGCACCACCATTAAGGCATATATTCAGTTCACGGGCACACTTAAGAGAGATTTTCAAGGGCACCAAAACAGTTTTATCCCATTCgtttttatttaactggcacggtgatttttttctgtctaaAAGGTTTATAACTTGCAGAGAAGAAACTCCTCGAAGAGTAAACTAATACATAAAAGACGATCATACAATTTGCAGTTGTGAAACTTTACTCTGAAACAGCCCTTGGGCGGAAAATTACCACAAGGTTTAATACAAAACGATATTTAGATAATTGGTTATTTGATTTGCATGATgaaaatttctgtttattttgtaacgctgtgcaaaaattatttttaacacAGCCAGGTCCCCTGTTTTCAGTTCATAGAATCTGTCATTAGGCCGTTATTTCTGCTTATTCTCTTCTCATGTATGTCTGAAATTTCATCTgtaagaatgaatgaacgaataattatgactttacTTCGTCAACTGATGTTAAAAGGAAAGTATAAAGTTAACTAAGTTTAGCATCaacaattttaattaaaatccAGTGGTGTAGTGTATACAAATCGAGAGCAAATGTACAGGATATGTTTAGATTTAAACATGTTGGCATATACAATGCACGGGGCAATCAGCATGTATTATTCGTGATGTTAATTTTACTAAAAAGTAgacaaacaactttttttcttaatattgcCAGGCAAACTACTTTAGTAAACCCTGTTGATTTAAGTCTTAATTTTCCCCTTCAGTTTGGATTGATCAAAAGCAGAAAACGGATGTTCCATAGAAGCGTTCGGCGAGGTTTTTCTGCACAAATGAACAATAACATTCAGTTTGTATAGTCCCAATTTTTGACGAGCTCTATCTCAGTTTAGATACCCTGCCTACCTAGATTTGTTTAAGACATTACCGTTGTTTGTTGACCACTAGATTCATCTAGATCACCATGAAGACCTCGTGAAGCATTTCGAACAGAGCTTATATGAcgtaatacatacattttatctgTTGTGTTCACGTGGGGTTGCTGCATATAACCAAATAAACTGTTGTTTATCGCCCGGCTAAAGAATGTTTTACTAACATGACAGAGGTCAGGTTTACGGGTGCACGGAATCGCAAtggctggagtaaaccactaacctcAGATATAGGTATAACTGGAAATCCTCACATTGAGGAAAGGTATTTTTGACTTTGACTGATATCGAAAGAAAGATGATCTCTTCTATATACATGGACTATCTATGAACCACCTACAATCTTTGTGATCGAACTTCGACACTGTTGTTTAGACCTGTTCTTAAGTTAATGATTGATAAAGAGTTTTCCCCAATATTAATTCTGTGAGGTATGCAGAATTCTtaaacaacaacacaggtgaAATATGCCGAAAAAAAACCCCTGTCGCTAAAGAAATAATTTGGTAAATGATTAGAAACTAGCATGTAATATTTAGATTTATTCTTAGAAGCTTACTTCGAAGTCAgaattttgcaaatgtttgGGAGCTTGTAAAGGAGAAACCTGTATGGGCATTGACTGTATGCTGGTCAGCACATCTGAAGATTTCCTTTAGGCGACCACATGTGAACATTAATGACATTGGAAGAGTGGTAAGGATGATGTTCACAGAGTCGTTTATAGCCCTGAGATGTGTAATGAGCTGAGAAGTCTGTCAGGCGTGTCCGCTGATGGGACAGGTCCGTCGCTCAGAAGTAACTTAGGCCCGCTTTGGTCAGTCCGCAGTTCGTTACGGTCTGCCACATACTGTAACAGCATCTTCCAGGCGCCAAAGGCACCTTACCAGAAACACCGTGTTACTTAATTAACAAAGAGTTCATTTGTTTCACACCAACGCTTTTATAAGTTTGTTGTCCATATAGGCCCGATGTGAGGCCTCCCAGGCCTTACATGCTTTAAATCTTTAGAAACCAATAATAAGGTCAGGCAACTTGTCAGGAAGCTTCCTACATTatctggtatggtaaggcggagaatcagCCCCAGACAGGTACGATAACAAAgcgtaaatttcaaaatcccagcacaattctgtaaatttctaaatcagaagtataaatctTGGTCGAAGCAGCCATGAAAGTTATATGGTCATAGAAGAAATGGTTGCTTAATAATAACCCTTCAAAAACGCACTCTCGATCACAAACGTCAATTTTTCGTTAAACGAGGATGTTTTTAACTTACAATTTAAAGATCAACGttaatcagaattttttttttgctgaaactTTCACGTTTGTATTTCTACATGCTGttaaagtttcgttttggttgacgtatgtcttcatatgtaaaacataaactttataatatgatcagttttgtcatattttggcaagtctaaaatccgtatttctgcaaAAGTCTTTCAGGCATCCATCATAGTACAGTGGGATAAAGAGGTGGCTGTTGAAAACAGGATACACCTCTTTGGAAACATACCTTAGTGTGAGTTAAGATAAAGGTCGTcttgcaataaataaatgttaccatGAATAAGAATGGTCAAGCTATAGTATTACCCAACATTTaacaactatagcgaaatcataaGGGAATCCTGGTTCAGAGCACGTGGCCCTCTAGCTATTACAGACATTAATGTTATGAGCAAGTATAAGGcttaaagttacatttgttacatagttatttcattgattggtgcataactgcgtgctcaagaatttttcctaAAGTTACATTTGTACTGTGGCGATTTTCAAAATTCTACGTTGTCCAAtgcaaaaaaagatatttcagagtGACTGGAACCGGCCACAATTTTGcaattttatgacctatacatcgtTTGTTTAGAGCTTTACAAAtggcatgcttgccatataacaggaagagaaaagtaaaacagaaccgAAAAAAAtgtagccttacgagtgtgtctgtagctgtcactcacagaTGTAGTCAATTCCGCTACTTGAAGTGCGCAGTTTCTCGCACAGGGACCGATTCCCGGCCTTatcataccaggtcctttgtcaTGTACGACATATCAGTATATTTTATTGAATAACCAAGAACAGTGGGTAATTAGAAATGATTCACCCTAATACAGCAATAGTGAAAATATCGACAGTTTAAGTATTTCCTTTTCAAATTGTGAGCTTATGCTCGGAAATGGTCAGTATAAGGCCCTGTTTAATCAACTGTAGACAAAGTTACTGGAAACAGCCATTACTTTTCGATcgttatttgtattgttttagaGGCAACATACAACATAGTTTAGCAACATAACTTAAGACTGGAGAATAAGACAACACAGGTTTGCATATACCAATGTCTACTGATTTTTTcttgacaaaattttgttcaaagttAGGTTAGTTAACTGTAGATGGCGGTTAAGCTGTCTGTCAATGATGAATAAACTGCTTTATGAGTATTTATTGTATAAAATGGATTATGGTAAAGAATTATTGTTAAAACAAACTGATGGCCGgtgaatacacatgtattgtcatTTGTACTTGTCAGTATAAACCCCTTGGCTACTGGCGGATACGTATTGATGTATAGCCAAGCAGGAAATAGTGAGTAAATTCTAGGTACATAGTTTATGGTTGCCTTCATTTTGCTGGGACTGGACAAACTGGAGACGCCGATTAACTATTCAGAACTGTGCGTACAAAAAGGTACGTGTAGTTGTACACAAAAATTATCCGTCCAATTTAtctcagaaaaaaattataacttAGACGTCTTTAACATCtgcatgtaccatttttttttaaaatcaccCTTATACAGCATATATGTTCATTGGTATTTGATGTTTTGCATCCGATTCGAACAGATGTATTGGACAGAACTTAAGGTGCGATTCTTCTTTGGCGTAAACCATGCCGTATTCCTGTATAGTTTCGTACATCTATGTACCCAAACGTGTTGCGAGTGGGTACACAATATTTAGCACCCATGTGTTTAAGGAATTTTGTTCGTATGTCAAGTTTGTTTACGTCTATACCGCACATCCCAACTGCTGTTTTCTGTGCAGTCCGTCATCTGGGAAACCTATTGCGTGTAAAATGTACGAGTGGCGTTGGACTATCAATATAAAGAGTATACACGAGCTTGCTATACCTCGCGCGTCTGGCCTGCTAACTACTGGCGGCTGTTCAATCTCTTCAACACCTCGAATTCAACATCAGATCCTATTTTCACATAATCTTAGCACGATTATAGCTACAGgcttaaaaatgtaacaaatatggTTTTGTAATTTTCTCGATTCTGTACCATTTGTTGATTGTATCATGATAAGAGATCACGTCGGATTCAGCAGTTTTATGTCTTCTGCCCTTCCGGAAGTATTTCCTGCCGAGGTCTGGAACGTTTGtttattttgctgaaaaacaGCTTTATCgacaaacatttataaattttgtgCCTACTTAAAATTGTCATACTAATGGAGCAGCTGAGGAAATCCTAGACGGTCCTGATTATTTGCCAGAAGTTTGGATAAGTCGAAGCGTATTGAAAGTTTTAGCTAAGACGCCACTTGTCCAACATTGTGCTCTCCGCACATCTCTAAtaagcaaaataaatacaagaactTGAAAACATGAGAGCATGatgggtaaaaaaaaaggaaaacaaaaagaacCTACCCATGCTCCCTTGCATCATCGGTAAATTCTCGGCCATGGAGATGTTTGGAGATTTTTATCGTGTTGAGTTGGTCATGGTATCCGACTTCTTCCTGTAACTCCTTGATCCACGGAGGATTGAGACTAAACTGTTCTCTGGCGAACCCCTCCTGACACCCCAAGGCCTCATTTACTGCCCTTGTTCGACACAGAGCTGACTCCCGCCATATGTCATTCTCTATAGTACGTGACTTTCACTGTTTTCCCGGTCGAAGATCCGATATCGTTGTGGAACATACATTCTCGTTAATTAGAGTTCGGGTAACTTGATTGGTCGAACTGTCGGGGTCTGAGCCATGATGCCTACTCCCAAAACGAGGCCATGAATGAAAGGCCACTTGCTTCTCCGTTTTTCTAGTTACGGAGAAGAAACTTTATTTCCTTGTTTAAATATCTGAGAAATTCTGATAAATGATAcatgtgaataaaaatgttttcagctAAGATCATTTAAAACCGTTTTTCCTTTCGCTCGTTGCAATGATGTTAGCgacttgtacatgcataatgtGAACCACTTAGACAACTTCAGATAAAATTGGCTAGTCTCGATTCTTGTACCAGCAGATGAATCAAATGACGTGTATAGTAAACGAGAAACTTTATACATGCGACGTAACAAGAACATTATAAGTAGAGATCTACAATAAAAATACGACCTACACGCATACACCAATAAATAGATCAGGGGCGAAAATTGACTACCATCATGATCTGTACTGATTGTGACGAGTGAATAGTAATACTGGGACATGATGAGTTTATCCTAGTGTACCATAGTTGTCTTATATTACAAATGCTGCcattaaatttgaaattaaatttaacatatagtCGAATTATAAATCTCTGCTCAGTCCACATAGCTGTTATAGATACATGGTCGGGAGACGGTGATTTCcttgtcttttatttattatcaaaaACCGATGTACAAGAAtgcatttattcttttttatttgggGGGTCACATATAACAGCTATATTGTGTTGGGTCCTGTGTATTTTGGTAGCAGTATGTGAAACATTTAGTTCAATCCGTGTTGCTTCTAAGCCCTCATTTACCTAAGTAAGTCAACTTTAAAACTGATCGTCATAACCACTGAATAGCTTTTCAATCCACACGATCACAAGAAATACAtaatcaaatatgtatataaaatttaaaatatagcaTGTACACGTCCATAATTTATACTTTACGTTAAACTCAAACATGAAACTGTGGTCTTTTTTGCGCTAAATTTCCAATTCACTGTagcagtttatttgtttttgttatcgGCCATTCTGATCATCGCCCACAGCTAAAAAGGTCCAATAGGCTCTTGTGTTTATTTTCCGAATAACGgactttttatttcacttttatgtacACTGGCAACGATGTTTGTCTTAAGCTGTCCTCAGTTCCGCCTGGAATTTAACTTCAAGACCAATATAATCAGCAAGTGACGCGAATTTACGACTTTCCTTACGACAGATTGCTGAATTATATTGGCGTTTTATGGCTAACAAAGAAGGCACGAAGCAAAGGGGCGTAAGCAGGAAGCTAAAGTGAGCTTGGCGGAATGACAGGTACATCCGAGATTTTCAATAAGAAGTCCATACGTATCTCGAGCTGTAAAAGATTTTAATTCTCGGACGCGGTGAATGTCTCTAAATAGATGCTAAATCTAAATGCTGATAGAGCTATTGCGTGAAATAATGGGCCGTTATAGCACGATATAAGTACTGACGAAGAATCTGTCCCGAAGTAAGGAATGATAGTTTTGATGCTTTTATATACCTACATCACACATATAGCATGAAGTATTCAACCTTGAATGCAGTTTGTAAGAGCTTGATGACAGAGAAATACTGAAAGCTAACATACATGGTTGAGCTGGGTGTGCGGGGATGTGCGGGGGTGTCATGTTACCAAATTCGGCAATATCATCATAAACAGTCAGGAGGATTCCTCGACTATGTGCATGCTTACGTGTCCATCTGGTAAAATATCTGCAGACTCACCTGCATTTtcctgtaaaaataaataccttCTACAAACGTAGTGAGTTCGAAACCGTTTCACGCAGGATGGTGTGAGCTGTGAGCTTTGTGTAACTGGGACATCATTAGATTATTTGCCTTGGCACATGTAGTGGGCTTCTTCAAATCGCCCATCAATTTCCTCATGCACGACCGAAATCAGACTAAGgtcatatttttatgtatttgattggagttcaaattgccgtactcaagaat encodes the following:
- the LOC135468369 gene encoding paired box protein Pax-1-like; protein product: MAENLPMMQGSMDQSFGEVNQLGGVFVNGRPLPNAIRLRIVELAQLGVRPCDISRQLRVSHGCVSKILARYNETGSILPGAIGGSKPRVTTPNVVKHIKLYKERDPGIFAWEIRDKLLSDSICDKYNVPSVSSISRILRNKLGGNQQNIQPVTFDVTGKCTQAGPVTAPYNPFNCYPCPSGVPTVPTPPPLSTCQPCSVAYPSYKSPALNSMASAYMPRGWPSSHSVSDILALHPFPQPSSQSCPPGMPQENLSAQMGQTYNGYNIRPSLPTPMYLQS